The Saccharolobus shibatae B12 genomic interval TTAACTTGACTCTGCAGGAGATGAGGACGAGCCATAAAGTGTTGATACTGACAGCAATAGCGCTATGGTTCATATCGCCTTTAATAAGCTTTAAATACTCTCCAACTTCATCAATTTTCGGTCACTTTTACGAAAGCCTCTCCGTTACATTGCCTTATACTGCTCTGCTAACATTTACATCAATAAGAAAAGTCGGAAACTATGATCAGATATTGATGAAAAAGATATCGAGGACTTCCGGAATTGTAAAGCACTCCATATCTTTCAATACTTCAACTCCTTTAAGGACAATTTTACAGCTAAAGTTAACTTATTTCCCTCTAGTAGGCAGAGCAGGGTTCTATACTCCCTCTGGAAGTTATAGCATGAGGGTGATTCAGATGAGCAGCATTGTTATAATAACTTCCGTAATAGGAATTGCTTACTTCATAGTTTTTAGATACGGATTAATGGTATCTAGCGAATTCGTCTACACTGGCTTATCCATAGCGACTACATACATAGCAGTTTTCTCAGTTCTTTTCGTAGGCATGAGTAATTTGATGAGTGAGAGAATCTGGCTTACAATACCGTCAATAGGCTATAAGTTCTTCAAGTACATGATAGTTGCCTCTGGCGTTCAAAGCTTCATTATAATACTCCCATTCGGTATAGTTGATCTTATACTCTCCATCTGGAATCCTCTCTTCCTAAATGTCGGTATCTCATTGTTATTTTACATACCGTTATCGTGTATGTTATATACTTATTTATTAGCCATGGTTAATCCCCTACAGCTAAAGGACGAGTTTAATCCAGTTAATGTAGAGTTTAGGGGAAGGAGCTTCTTAATAGCTCTTATATTTGTCATTATCCTCATGCCCTTATTCTTAATAATTTATGCCCCACTCTTTTTCGCTGGAATAGCTATTGCAGTGTTAGCCATTACAATAACATACTTATTAAGGGATAAAATGATACTTAAAGTAGTAAATAAAATGACAGAGGCAGGATATATTTAATGCTTAGAGTTGCTTTGTGGGTTAGTCCAATTTGATATCAGACTGGCACTAAACTCACTTTTAATTCAACCTTATATTTAGAATTTAAGAGAAATCAATGAGATTAACATTTGAGGAAATTGAGGCATTCAACAAAGCAGCTTGTGTCTTTCAAGATTCTTTCCTTTTGTTCTCTTCCAAACTTGTGATTAGGTGTTTGGTAAAACGTTCTTTTACACGTTTTGTACTTGTATTTTGTTTTTCCTCTGGACGATCCGTTCTTTATTACCTTGTTTGGGTTACATGATGGGCATGGTGGTTCTTTCTTTTTTCTTCTTTTTACCCCCAATTTTTTGGTGTAGTAGAGTGTTGATGGTGGTATCCCGAGTTTCGTAACTTGTACTCCCAGTAGGTATGATATTACGTAAGCAAGCTCTTCTGGCTTGTGTTTTCTCGGCTTAAAGTTTAAATTTCTTAGAATCAGAAGTATTAATTGTGCGAGCGATATGAGGTTAATCTCGGTAACCCTCACGTAAATCTCGTAACCCTTGCACATAAATTTTCTCAAGAAACCGTCCTGAGCGTCCTAACTCCATTTATCTCTAGATCGAGATGCCTATTTGAAGAAATTCTAACTAGATACAATTTTACTATTCATTATCAAATAGGATGACTGTTTGAGAATCCCGTGGCATGTATTTTATTAACAATTATGTTACGCTTAGGATTAATTTTAAATATTTCCTTATTGTAGTTAACATATGAATAGGTATAAAATAGTGGTAATAGCAGTGTTTTTAATACTAGCATCCATTGTAGCTATCGCGGCAATTCAATTAAAAACTGTTAACTCGTATAGTATTTCGGGCTATGGCTTATATGAAACTCCTTATCGTGGTGGGGTGCTAATATCGTTAGAAACACTTTCTTTAAGTAACATTCAAAGCTCTAATATTTCCATACCTTCTGCGGTTTATTACGCTAATTCTTCTTACTATATAAAAATTGCTTCATACACCCCAAATCAAGTTAATACTACTACATTTCCCATAGCTACTGTATATAATAATTCATTTGCAGTAATAAATACTCTATATATCAATATCACAGAATTACCTAAACAAACCAATATGACATTTGCTCAATTAATCTCAAGGATACACTCAAATATAACGATATTAAACGGATTAAATGTCGTTTCATGGAAATTCTTCGATAACTTTACTATAGCTTACCCATCTAAAAATGGGATAACATACGTTTCTATAGGAGTAAATAAGACTGTAGTAATAACTCCCGAAAAAGTCTATGTATTTAAGAACGAATCTATATCTGAGGTTTATCCTACGAAATACGGGTATGTAGTAATAACGGGTATTCAATTACCCTCATCGAATAAGGTTATACCGTTAATAACATCGTCAAATGTTACAAACATATCGTTAGTAGACAAGTGGCATATCGTTATTAAAAACTATGAAGGATCTACAATAGTCGGAAACTACTTATTAGTCTCCAATAAATCTACAACATTACTGCTTAATTTATTAAACGGAAATATAATTTATGAGTTACCTTTCGGAGGAAATGTTATTTATAACTCTTCAATAATAATTAATAATGTATTATACGGAGTTATAGGAAATATATATGTTAAATTATATCTAAATAACGGTAGTTACAACAAAATTTTACTTCCAAACATAACCTCACCATCAGAAGTTCAATTTATAAATAACAGTTACGTATTAGTCTCAGGACTTTATACAAGTTCAACTACTACAAGCGGATTTAGTACGCTACCAACTAGTGAAGTTGGACTTGATATATTATACGTTAATGGAACGATTGCGTATAGTAATTTATCAACTCCAACTAAGACTTTCGTATTTCCTATATCGGTAGTTTACTCATCAGCTTATCTATACAAACTTTCAATTCAATTTAACTTTGAATCATTTAACACTCAAGTAGATGTGCTGAGTATGCAAAACTTAGTACCTCCAGCCACTACAACGACGAGTACGACGACAAGCACGTCTACTGTATCGTCTACTACAACTAGTAGTACATCTACTACAACGTCAACAAGCACAATAAGTACAACTAGCAGTACTACTACAAGTACTACAACTAGTAGCACATCTACTACAACTAGTAGCACATCTACTACAACGACGAGTACGACGACAAGCACGTCTACTGTATCGTCTACTACAACTAGTAGTACATCTACTACAAGTACGACATCAATAAGTACGGTAACTCCTAGCAGTAGTACATCAACGAGTCACCCTACATCGTTCCCAACTACTATTGTTATAGTTGCTATAATAATAATTGCAATTATAGCTATAGCAGTGGTCCTTCTACTAAGAAGATAATTTTAAAATAATTTTTTAGATTATTAATAGTCTATTAGATATAAATCTGGTTAAAGCTAGTTTCTAATCTGCTCATCATCGCCCTAAAGAGTTAACAACATGATCTCTTACTCTTTTGAATTAGTCGATCCATCTGTAAATTGTGTTCAAGTGAACTTGCAGTATTTTTTACTGTTCATCCCTTCCAAGTATAGTAATATTTCTCTATTAGTCTCATTTAGGTTCTTGGGTTTTTTAAAGAAGTTTTTTGATCCCCTTTTTATTACCCTAAACATGCCCATTTCCCAGCATCTCCCCACTAAATTTGATAATCCCTTCTAGTCCCCCTTTGCAACTCCCATGGGTTTATTTATTACATGCAAAAATTACGATTGTTTAAGGTTAAGGGAATACACTTAAAAGACTACTCAAGTAACACTATAAAATTTAATTCTATTTACCGTAACACTATTCGACTCAATTTCTTCTTAATGTTTTCATAAGTTATAATTTTTATCTTTCTGGATCGTTTCACATAAATAGTTAATGTAGAATAGTTATTATCTAATCCTTGTATTATGAGGACGATCAAGACATCATTTTAAAAAGATGAGTTTAAATATTACATTATTACCGATTGTTGTATCATTACTACCATCGAATATTTATTGATAAAAATATAATTAAAAAGTTATTCAAATAATAATAGGTACTGCAGCATTAGAATTAAATCGTCTGTCTTGATATTGCCTTTAGAAGCTACAATGTAAAATTCTCCCTCATCCTTCAAAAGATCAGCCATTTTCTCAATTTTTTCGTCAGAAATTCCTTGATATTTAAACCAGATTCCATTAACTATTCTCTCCTTATAGCTTTGCATTACCTTATCAGTTATCACATATTTTCCATCTGATGTCTTCTGCAAATACCCCTCTTTTACTAGATCGTTTAGTGCCTTAGACAGACCCGCGTCGGACATATCAGTTAGTTTCCTCAGTTCCGTGAAGGATCTCGGAGTCTTACAATATTCGAGTATTAAATTTCTCTTCACGATATAAAATCTATTCTGCCTATTTATATTCATTGCAAGCTCCTCACTTCGTTCTTTAAGATATTGAAGGATTTAATTGCATCAAACCCAGTCTTACCTTTCCATAGTTCCATTTCACCCTCTGTAACCATCACCCTGTGGTTTTCATAATCCAGTAACAGCATTGTATTCTTCTTCTTTATAGTCTGGTCAGTTTCACTAACTATTTTTACGTCATTTAATATTACATGCCTAAGTTTTCCTTCACTTGTAACACTCACCGCTACTGACTTATTTCCGAGATAAATACCATAAAATTTGTATATAGCTTCATCGTTGTTGTCTTTTCTTATTTTTGTTTCAGTGATTTTTACTCTCCAATCATCTCCAACAATCTCATTAGATACTTGACTTTCTAGATTTGTTTTATTCATTATTTCTCTTAGTCTATCAAGTGGCATTTGTATTATCTTATCAAACGGATTTTCTTCACCCATTTTTTCTTCACTCAACTTTACTTAAGTAAAGTTAATATTTAAACTTTTTGGTCGAAACTACTTTATGGATTAGTTCAATTTTTATCGGAGTTGAAATTAAACTCACTTTTAATTCAACCTTATATTTAGAATTTAAGAGAAATCAAGGAGATTAACATTTAAGGAAATTGAGGCATTCAACAAAGCAGCTTAACTTGGATTTCAGCAATTCCTGTTCTTAATGACTACACTATTTCTCTACAGTAGATTAACTAAGATTTGCAAGTTAGATAGTCTTTTTCTTCCCACGCTTACAAACTTATGTTTGTTAGAGACGGAGAATATAGAGCCTAGTAAGTGCGGAGGTAAAATGGTCAGCATATATCTTGTTGTTTCCGGTAACTCTCTCATTTTCAACATCTTAAATTAAAACTAGTCTTTATTGTTCTTTTGCCACTATTACTAAAAGATCATATCATTGATACTGCTATAGGACTTTTACACCAAATTAGTTATGGAGCATACTCCAAAAGTTTATTAACTATTTTCTGGAGTATATTCCAATGAATGTTGAGGAAATTAAAGCGGTACTGAAGGAGCAGAGGGAAGAGGAGATAGAACTGACCTCAAACGAGAGGATAATACCCAGAGGGCTCATCGTTCCCCTCATTGATTCGGGTTTACATCTCTAATTTGAGGGAGAGTAGGGGATGCCGAAACTCCCCCATATGAAAAGAGAAGGGAACTTTCATCCATAACGTCTAGCCCCTTAAATAGAGATGATAGTTGCCCTCATTCAGTCCCATTAAACCCTCAATCGATCTGAAAAGGAGCGTCGTCAGCATCACTAAAAGATATCTCGATAAAGAAGTATTTAAATATAAGAAGCTCTCCATCTCCATAAATGGTGAAGCTGTATGCCCCCTTAACCTCTTACTCTGTAAATCCCTTTTCAGCAATTAATTTAGAATGGAAACTTTGTAATTCAGAGCTAACTAGTTCTAGAAATTCCCGCAAAATATTGATCTGTATATAGGGCTATTGTTGGGATATAGATAATATTGACCGTTTATTGCTTCTATAAACATCGTTTTTTGCGTGATCTACTGAGTGGAAACAAAAGGAAAGTTCTATGAATACTGCAGAAATAAGTGTTAAGTATATGTTGAATATTTTTAACCTAATATAAAGCAAAAAAAGTTTGCATTTATAAGGGGTTTTCATAAGGGGTCTTTTTTGGGTCTAATGACAAGGAAAATCGCTAAGGCTAAGAACGCTATACTGACTGCTAATATTTCGGGCCAGAGATTGGCATAGGGTGGGTGAATGTATGTTGTCTCTGCTGTTACTGTTTGTCCCGAGGGCTCAACAGTAACTGTTTCAGGCCCTTGCGGTGTTTGGACTGTAACTGTAGCCGGTAGTTGAACCTTTTCAGAGAAGAATATTATTAACGGTAGATGAACAGTTGTAGTTGTTACTGTTTTTATCGTATGATCTATTGAGTGCAGATAAAATGTCACACCGAGAAGGACTAGAGCTGCCATTAATATTAAAATTGCTTTCCTCATGTGCTAAAAACATTAACTACAGTTTATAAAACCTTTCATAAGAGTAGGGAGTTTTAAGGATAGCCCCTTAATCTCTTAATAATGCTCCTCAACTCCGGTGAAAAGTAAAAAGTTAATACGGTAGCTACAATACCCGCTACTATAATAAACTCCGGTAAATATTGTGCATACCAAGGAGGTGGAGGAAGCGGTTGGGCAAATCTAGGTGGTTCACCAGGGAAAATAGATATATTAGTTATATTCGCCGGCGTGCTATTAACAAAGAAAGCCATGATTAAAAAAGAAAGAACAGAATAGAAAACATTTTCCTTTAGCAGTTGTTGTTCTACTTTAACGTAACTTAAAGATTTTCATCAAACCTAGTGCATCAACTAAACACATCTCAACTAACCTGAGGAGTTTATCCTCATATTTTTAATTAACTAAACACTAAACTAAAAACTTTATCGGTAGTGCCGGGAATTTTGTATTACCGAGGAAAATTAGAACAACTGCTATTCCTTATAACCCACATGTAGTACCAATTGGATAGGTGAATTGGTATAGGTAGTCCCATCCACCATTGTAGACTTTAAAAAGGGCTATTTTCTAAATTTAAGTTTAATCCAGCTGAATATCGCAATTCCTAACATTATTATACCTATTGTTAAGACTTCCGGCCATAAGTTAGCATACCAAGGTGGTGGGATTTGTATGTAGTATATGGTCAAAGATGACGAAACAGGTATACCAGTTGAACTATTATAAACTTCAATTGGTATTGGTTGTGAACTATTAAGGATTCCATGTACTAACTGAGTAGTTACTGGCTGAAGTGGACACATTTTGATTAACGTTCCGTTATCTGTTATTATTTTTACTGCTGGAATTGGTTTATCTACTAACTTAAGCCAAATCCCCGAACCAGAGAAAATAGAACCTACAACTGTAAACAGTTTTTTCATATAAGACAGATTTAAAAAGAGGTAAAAAAGATTTTGCTTAATATAGTTGTGACGTCGTGTAGCTTATTTGTGCACTTCCTCCTATTCTAGCCAAATCGGTATAGGTGTAGGCACCAAGATTTGAGAAAGTCACACTACCGGATATCCATTTAAACCAATTACTTCTTGATGTATATATTGGACTCGAGTATTGTGGGCCCACTGAAAACACATCGACGGATGTAGCCGGTTTTCCTTCTATTGTGAAACTTGAGATTGTATATGAGAAGTTTACCGATGCATTCGGTAACATGTTGCCTATTGGGTAGTAGAAATAGTTCCGTTGGGAACTAGTGATCTAACTATTATAACGTCATTATTCATTAAGAGTGGGAAAAAAGAAAATGACATTAAAAGAGACCTAAAATCTCAGATACCTCTTTATCATCCAGCGGAATCTGGGACTCACAAGTACCAAAATTCCTAAAGAGGCTAAAACGATCGCTAAGGCAATTTCCGGGGCATACTGAACATACCACGGAGGTGGCGAATAAGGAACAAGCTTAATAGTTTGGTTCATTGGGCCAAAATTAATACCCGAGGACGCCATATAAGAAAAAAAGATTCTTTATAATATACTTTTTCGTTAGTCGATATGTGCTAGAACTAATGGTGTTTCTGTGTAACTAAGTTGTAAGGTTCCCGAGATTTGAGCACTACTACTCGATGTGTAAGCGTTTGCAGAAAATGAAGGGTTACTAGATAACCAAGCAAAAGCCCATGATACATTACTATTAATCCAATTATTTGGATCGGATAGTTTGTAACGTATTCCTAGTAGGGCTAGATAGGACTTCCTCATTGTCAGGGAAAAAGAAGGTAGACTTTAAAAAGGGCTTAGTTAAATGGGTGGGGCGTAGTTAAAGAGAAGGATAAATGTGTTATTTGCATCTATTATTATTGATATTGCGATAAATGGTAGTAATGAAAGCCACTTATACTTACCTACCTTAAATAGGTCGAAGAGCCTTGTATACCAATAGACTCCGGTGAAAAACAGAAGTTTTATGGATATTACCATCATTAACGCTAAAATAAGCGAGATATGACCTTCGTAATAATAATAGTACCATATAAAGTAGTTCTCTTCAAACGTCATATTTCCTTTCCACCAATATAATACAGATAATATGACGTCATAGACGTTAAGTAGGATGAAGAGAATCCATACTATTTTAAGGATTCTCATCAACTTTCACCTAACTAACGCAGATATTATGTTTTTTGCAAACACGACTCAGCACGAGATTAGGTGACTATTAAAACCGTCATCTTCCTCTCTTCTTCTTCACCTCACGAAATACATCGAATAAGGTAAGGGAAATCAAAATCAATGCCATTGATATGAGAACAATGGAAATAAGAAAACCTTCTTGTGGGAAACTGGTGGGTTGTTGAGGCGTAGTGAAAAAAGTTCCAAACGGTGTACCGTTAGTTGAAAGATTTCCGTATGATATAGTGATAGTTTGCATCGAAAACAAACTTCAAATAAAAAATAAAAAATCTTATCCAAAGAGTAGCATTTGAAAAGGCATAGTTCAAAGCCATTTATGGAATTAAAAAAGCCTTAAAGAATAGTAGACAAACGTGGCAAAATAAATATTTCGTAAATTACAAGGAGTAATGAGACAGATGCCAGAATTTTAAGTATTAAGGTTTTTGAGCGGGGGAAGAACTTCGTATCCCAGTAGGTAAGGCTTAATCCTATTATTTTAAGACTAATAAGATCAGGTAGCACAAGAACTCCATTATCTTCAACTATCTTCGCTATAGGAGCCACTTCAACGAAACCGCCGGTTATTGCGATATATCCAGTATACAAACCGTAACTGCAGAGCAAATCGATAATATTACAAATAATTATAATAAGCCAAAGAGTCCTTACCCCTAACCTCATCACAAATTACCTAACTTACCCAGATATTATGTTTTTTGCAAACATTGTCAGTATTGAATCCATTGAAGCAAACTCCTTACCTTAGACGGTACACTTTCCTCTGGGAATTCACGCAAAACTAGAGAATGAGCAAACGGGATGTTCTCATGCAATCATCTTATTCGATATCTATTAGTAAAATTATATCAGATTTTCACTAATATTCTCTACTCCCTTCCGGTAAGCCTCATCCAAGGGAGTAATCTCCCTTGAATAGATTACAAGGTACATGACGTTCAACAAGGCAAGACTATACTCAACCGTCCTCTCACTCCTATTAACCTAGTATCTTAGCAAGTGTTTACCCGTGGCGTAACTTATGCTTACTTTTTATTACTTCTAATTCCGTCACGGGCACACCTCTTAAGGGATCATACACCTTTACCCTTAACTCATTGGAGCTAGTCGAGGGAAACACCACTACCCTCCCATCCACCTTTCTCACAATGTTTAGAGGTGCAATTGAGTCCCTCTCCAATAAAACATTCCCACCGTCTAAATATCTAGCATTCACTTTAACCACTTTAATACCCCTACCCTCGTGAGCAGTGCCCGTCATCATGTAGGGGTTAAAAACCTTAATAATCTTCTCGACAACTTGCCTACCCTTCTTCAGCCTCTCACCGTTAAATTGGTTAATTGACGAAGTGTAAGCCTCAGAGACCTCCTCAACGTCTATTGGCTGTGCATTAAGCATCTCCACGAAATTAATAACACTCCATTGATGAATCCTATGCTTAAGCCCACTGCTTTTGTTCTTTTCCATCCTCTTATTATCAACAAGAAGAAGAGATAAGTAAATCTTCTTCATTCTTTCTTTTTTAACTAAAATATTATCTCCTTAGCCTTCTTTACAAGTTCGACAACCTCATTGAAAATATCTTCAAATACCTCCTTAGGTAAATGCGATTCGTAAAAGTTCTTATGTAGTTGATCGGCAAAGGCTAATAGGTCAACAAATAGCTGGTAAGGTTTTATTAAAGTGCCATCTGATAGTCTAATTTGCTTTTTCTTTTCGACATTACTTGCGATGAAATTATATAAATCGTAATGACTCCAATGAGATAACATTATTCCCTTATTAGCAGCATATACTTTTATCAACGCTGTAACTGCTCCCCACAATTTCTCTCCACCTTGTCTATCCCTTAATTTTATAGCTTCCTCATAATATTCTTCAAAAATCTTTTTGTAAATTTCAATACGTTGTCTAGGGTCCTTATCTAAATTTTTAATCTCGTCCATAATGTCATCCCTGCTCCATCCCGTTTCGTATGATAGACTTTTAATTAGAGAGAGGTCGTAGTCACTAAGCTTTTCCTTTTTATTTAACTTATCGTAGAGCTTAACTACTTCTGGGGAATTCACAATTTTAACTTATCATTTAAGCCTTAAATATTTTGACTCGAGGGTGGTCGATAATTTCATTTATTTGAAATTTGGTTAAAATTCCCTTAGAGTCTTCTCTTTTAAAATCTCCGATTAACAATAAAGATTTTTGAACATGATTAAAATCACAATATAATCACTTTATTAGCTGTTAAATCTTTTGGTGAATTGAAACTAGATTTATATTTTATATGATTTATACCGAATTAACAAAATTGATTGCCTTACTCTTTGACTCATTATCCAAGGTTAAAGAGCTATAACATTTTTTCGTATTTTGGCTTATTAGCCATATAGGCTAATAATTCGTTTATGTCCATATCAACAGGCTTTTCAACGAATTCTCTAACCTCTCTCTATCTCATTTTCACGTAATATATAAGCATAATATATCTTAACGTAGCCAATGATAGCGTTAGCGTATTTTATTTCCGTCTCTACTACTTCTATTACATCTGTCCTCTTACCTCATTTATTTCCTCTTCGAATCGTAAACTGCGGTACCCAATGTTGCACTCGTAATAAAGAAAAGGATTAATTGGAATCCTTTAAGAGGTCTAACGTTAACAACTAATCGTATTCTTTCCAGACCTTATCGTTGTAATTGTAGTACTTACTCTTCGTTTATGTCATATGAGTGCGACCTACTAGCAAATCGTCTTCACCACTATTCTCCTCTTTATACCTCAATATGACGACACTATCGGCTAAGACAGATATGGCGTATTTTTCAGCACTACTTATTCCGGAGGTAGTTCTTGAGAAAGGCTTTTAAGTTCTCAATTATCAAAACTTCCTTCTTCTAATTCACTTCTCAACAAATTGACTAGGCTTTTCATGCGGTTAGACTATCTTGAGGAGGCTCAGTATAGATAGTCAAATTCCTACCTCTTAAGACACTGGATAAGCCAGCTATTAACTTTTTTAGATAATAGGTCAATTCGTGTATGTTCTAACGAAAAACAATTGAGAATGTAATTAATAGCTGAGATTAACATATGACTTTCGCACTGAGAGATAACTTTTACAAATTCATTAAAAATGAAAAGACTAATACTTAACTAAGATATCCCTTTATTTCTGTAAATTTCGGAATCTCGCTGATGTTACTTACGACTGCAAATGTACTCTCACTATCGTCTAGTACAATATAACCAATACCCCTAGACTTACTTCCTCCTATGAAATAGCCAACTTCCTTTAAGAACTTTAAAGTATTCCTCCATAATTCGAACTCATTTCTAACTATTACCTTAACTACAATCTTTTCAGTATTAACCACCTCCTCGATGAACAAATGCCCTTCAGAGGACTTTTTACTTTTCCTATCAATAGTGACGTGTGTTCTTTCCGTGATACTCGCACTAGTAATTAGACTATCTGAAATAGTTATACCACCAGCAAAATAATTACTTCCATACAATCTCTCTATTGGGCAATTATATTCGTTGTAGATTTCCCTTAGTTCATTCAAGCTTTCACTAGTTAGCTTACTAACGTTTATACCATTTTGTGTAATAACATCCTTACCAACATTACTAACGGCTATCCTTCTAAACCGCTCATCACTCTTCAACAGAGCTCCTATCGTCTTAATGTCTATTTCCTTTTTACTATGCCCTTCAAAATGATCATTATTATTTAAAATGACCTCACTTACTCTTCTAAACATTCCCTTCCAACTACTTGCAGGAATCATTACACCTTCTGGTCCTATTCTTAATTGACGTAATACGTTGTCGCCTATCTCTTGACTTCCCCCTACTCTGAATCCCGTAGTTAACTTGAAATTCAATTTAAATAATTGAATAGCCATTCTAGCTCACCTTATCAAGTAATGACTTCAAGTCCGATATTCTAAACATGAAATTTAGACCCGCCGGCATTATGCTCTTCTCGTTATTAAAGCTTTCAACGTAAATTAGGGAACCCTCCCTCAAGGTCTCAAAAACGGGTTTTTGACCACTAAAACTGTCCGCCGTAAACCAGCCAGAATACATGGACTTGTCCCCTATAATGTGCTTAGCCTTAAAGAACGTTTTTCCAAATAGTGATATCACACAAGGCGATAGACAATATAATAACCCCTTCGACTGATCCAATGACACTTCCTTAACCTTTTCAATATTTACAATCTTATTGCCCCTATTTTTCCCTCTACCAATCTTTATTATCTTAACAGTATCAATAACTTCAGAGTCTGAAGCAATGGCCCACATTTCATCGAAGTGTTTGTACTCATAAGCGAACAACATTCCCTTGTATGACGATATTGATGTCTTATCGATGGCAACATGCATTTGAATGGTGGATTTACTCGAAAATCCCTTGTATTTATTCTCCTTCTCACTTTCCCCCTCGTAAGTTATTAAAGATCCGATTTTCGGTTTAGGATTTTTACCTTCTATTTCTAATTTCATAATTTCCTCAATTGGTCTATTGGCCTCAAACTCCTTTTCCTTCTTCTCAAGTACCTTTTTAACCTCAATGAATTCATCACCCTTCCTCTCAGTAGCTGGACTGAAATAATGAGTTGGTGCAGTCCTAATTGGATAAGCTGGAGAGACGTAAAAGTTCTCGTCGATCTTCCCCGTTTGATTAAAATATTCAGCTAGAATAGCCCCTCTAAGAGTTGTTGAAGGAATGTAGTTTGTAATGGAGAAATAGTAATTCCTAATTTTCCTCATTTGGGTTGTTATATAACCGTTAACCTTTAACTTTATTAACATCATTTATTCTCACCCCACAAATAACTGGAAAGTTGATTTAGTATTCCCTTAATTTCATCATCACACTTAATTCCCTTACAAATTTCCTCAATATTATTCACCTTTACGTCAACCATCGTATTCCTTCCTAATCTCCAATACCTTAA includes:
- a CDS encoding MarR family transcriptional regulator, which translates into the protein MNINRQNRFYIVKRNLILEYCKTPRSFTELRKLTDMSDAGLSKALNDLVKEGYLQKTSDGKYVITDKVMQSYKERIVNGIWFKYQGISDEKIEKMADLLKDEGEFYIVASKGNIKTDDLILMLQYLLLFE
- a CDS encoding PaREP1 family protein, with the protein product MNSPEVVKLYDKLNKKEKLSDYDLSLIKSLSYETGWSRDDIMDEIKNLDKDPRQRIEIYKKIFEEYYEEAIKLRDRQGGEKLWGAVTALIKVYAANKGIMLSHWSHYDLYNFIASNVEKKKQIRLSDGTLIKPYQLFVDLLAFADQLHKNFYESHLPKEVFEDIFNEVVELVKKAKEIIF
- a CDS encoding RAMP superfamily CRISPR-associated protein, giving the protein MAIQLFKLNFKLTTGFRVGGSQEIGDNVLRQLRIGPEGVMIPASSWKGMFRRVSEVILNNNDHFEGHSKKEIDIKTIGALLKSDERFRRIAVSNVGKDVITQNGINVSKLTSESLNELREIYNEYNCPIERLYGSNYFAGGITISDSLITSASITERTHVTIDRKSKKSSEGHLFIEEVVNTEKIVVKVIVRNEFELWRNTLKFLKEVGYFIGGSKSRGIGYIVLDDSESTFAVVSNISEIPKFTEIKGYLS